One window of the Glycocaulis alkaliphilus genome contains the following:
- a CDS encoding NAD-dependent epimerase/dehydratase family protein: MNILITGGSGFIGTVLATRLLEQGHRVRIFDKNPSATHQHVTRIGDIRDYDAVQSACSGMDAVIHLAAEHADDVDPVSLYYDVNVDGARNIARACTASGIATLIFTSTVAVYGLNAGVADEDAPPAPFNHYGKSKYAAEAVLAEWAESNAGSRLVIIRPSVVFGENNRGNVYNLIESIQKGRFIMVGGGANHKSMSYVENLVLFIVRAMSQTRPGVAIYNYADQPDLSSGEIVSIIHEALGKRQPRIRIPYWIGIAGGHALDLIAKLSGRRFPISAIRIKKFNASTEVSSAKARATGFEAPFSLRDGLTRMIEAEFHPSAEDGSKAPHG, translated from the coding sequence ATGAACATACTGATTACTGGCGGAAGCGGCTTTATCGGCACGGTTCTGGCAACCCGGCTCCTGGAACAGGGGCACAGGGTTCGGATTTTTGATAAAAACCCGTCCGCAACGCATCAGCATGTCACGCGCATCGGAGACATCCGCGACTACGACGCCGTGCAGTCGGCTTGTTCGGGCATGGACGCCGTCATCCACCTCGCAGCAGAGCATGCAGACGATGTGGATCCCGTATCGCTCTATTATGACGTGAATGTCGATGGCGCGCGAAATATCGCACGCGCATGCACCGCGTCTGGCATCGCAACATTGATCTTCACCAGCACGGTCGCTGTTTATGGCCTGAATGCAGGCGTCGCCGATGAGGACGCGCCCCCGGCTCCCTTTAACCATTACGGTAAAAGCAAGTACGCCGCAGAGGCGGTTCTTGCCGAGTGGGCTGAAAGCAATGCTGGCAGCAGGCTCGTTATTATTCGGCCCTCGGTGGTTTTTGGTGAAAACAACAGGGGCAATGTCTATAATCTTATTGAGTCCATTCAAAAAGGACGCTTCATAATGGTTGGCGGCGGCGCGAACCATAAGTCCATGAGCTATGTTGAAAACCTCGTTCTTTTCATTGTCCGTGCAATGTCGCAGACCCGGCCGGGCGTCGCGATATACAATTATGCGGATCAGCCAGACCTGTCGTCCGGAGAGATTGTAAGCATAATTCACGAAGCGCTGGGCAAGCGCCAGCCGCGAATTCGGATCCCCTACTGGATCGGCATTGCCGGTGGTCACGCCCTCGACCTCATTGCCAAGCTTTCCGGCAGACGCTTCCCGATCAGCGCCATCCGCATAAAGAAGTTCAACGCCAGCACGGAGGTCAGCTCTGCCAAAGCCCGCGCGACCGGCTTCGAGGCGCCATTCAGCCTTCGGGACGGGCTCACCAGAATGATCGAAGCGGAGTTCCACCCTTCAGCCGAGGATGGCAGCAAGGCGCCGCATGGATAG
- a CDS encoding bifunctional chorismate mutase/prephenate dehydratase yields the protein MTTHSDSRTEERASLRNAIDQTDANLVRTLVERRRLAEALGALKAGDGALVRDMERERAVLDRAIALGREEGLDEAFVEKLFQLVIDDSLRRQRAGLDARVRTATLNEAKVAYLGGPGSYSQFAADAHFAGRYSAVMPVIQREFAGIFEAVEKGEADYGFAPIENTTTGGIVEVYDLLRDTKLKIAGEHHYKVEHCIVGKAHDLGTVRTVLGHPQALRQSQRFFARHPELKTRAVSSSTEALNEALTGKPDIAAVAGRDAARLFGLNVIDSQASDHPENYTRFVALAIDPEPASPLLPCKTSLVIVTSDAAGSLVSALDGFRKEGVSLTKLESRPIAGKPWQQMFFLDLDGHEEHPNVARALETLHSHAVSVHSFGSYGSDRLEPARRGGA from the coding sequence ATGACCACACACAGCGACAGCCGGACCGAAGAGCGTGCAAGCCTTCGCAATGCGATTGACCAGACAGATGCCAATCTTGTGCGCACGCTGGTGGAGCGGCGGCGGCTGGCCGAGGCGCTGGGTGCGCTGAAAGCCGGTGACGGCGCGCTGGTGCGCGATATGGAGCGGGAACGGGCGGTGCTGGACCGGGCCATTGCGCTGGGCCGGGAGGAGGGGCTGGACGAGGCCTTCGTTGAAAAGCTCTTCCAGCTGGTTATCGACGACTCCTTGCGCCGTCAGCGCGCCGGGCTGGATGCCCGCGTGCGCACCGCCACGCTTAACGAGGCCAAAGTGGCCTATCTTGGCGGGCCGGGCAGCTACAGCCAGTTTGCAGCCGACGCGCATTTCGCGGGGCGCTACTCCGCCGTCATGCCCGTGATCCAGCGCGAGTTTGCCGGCATTTTTGAAGCGGTCGAAAAGGGCGAGGCCGATTACGGGTTTGCCCCCATCGAGAACACCACGACCGGCGGCATTGTCGAAGTTTACGACCTGTTGCGCGATACGAAGCTGAAGATTGCCGGCGAGCATCATTACAAGGTGGAGCACTGCATAGTCGGCAAGGCGCACGATCTGGGCACGGTGCGCACCGTGCTGGGCCACCCCCAGGCGCTGCGTCAGTCCCAGCGCTTCTTCGCCCGTCATCCCGAGCTGAAAACCCGCGCGGTCAGTTCCTCCACCGAGGCGCTGAACGAGGCGCTGACGGGCAAGCCGGATATTGCCGCCGTGGCAGGGCGCGACGCAGCGCGCCTGTTCGGCCTGAATGTGATCGATTCACAAGCCTCCGATCACCCGGAGAATTACACGCGCTTCGTCGCGCTGGCGATTGACCCCGAACCGGCTTCGCCGCTGCTGCCCTGCAAGACATCGCTCGTCATTGTGACGTCGGACGCTGCCGGCTCGCTGGTCAGCGCGCTGGACGGCTTCCGCAAGGAAGGGGTGAGCCTGACCAAGCTGGAAAGCCGGCCGATTGCGGGCAAGCCGTGGCAGCAAATGTTCTTCCTCGACCTTGATGGTCATGAGGAGCACCCGAACGTGGCGCGTGCGCTCGAGACGCTGCACAGCCATGCGGTGTCAGTCCATTCGTTCGGGTCTTACGGATCGGACCGGCTGGAGCCGGCCAGGCGGGGCGGAGCATAG
- a CDS encoding glycosyltransferase family 4 protein, which translates to MRILIISQYFLPDITAAAFRIAETADILAENGHSVSVICAKPHRSKGEEGDTDSNYPVKRIGILPLNKGGMAAYILHYFSFVIGAIFSGIGIVRRFKPDIVWTTSPPLFVGMAGVFLSRLAGAPLVLDIRDIWPDSAVAVGQIGKGGTAFRMGRILETWLYRRAAAITCVAEPMAQYLMETAQRQDVTVIYNGPRRSALPQPGTSLETRTTKTLLYAGNLGHAQGLDVLISAFDQVAQTEAGEGWHLEIIGSGAVEAELKSQAASGKSSNRIRFTGALNKAAALKKMASANLLFLNIRSDEAFELTIPSKVFDYMLTGVPVLAGIAGEGAQVLGQSGGNVLFKPSDHDELCRQMEHAFRDVEQLETNARENKKIVLENYSREASTGKLEQLFYALSGQTKP; encoded by the coding sequence ATGAGAATTCTGATCATTTCCCAGTACTTTTTGCCGGACATAACTGCCGCGGCGTTCCGGATCGCAGAAACCGCCGACATACTGGCGGAAAACGGGCATTCGGTATCGGTGATCTGCGCCAAGCCTCACCGCTCAAAAGGCGAGGAAGGTGATACTGACAGCAACTACCCCGTGAAGCGGATAGGAATCCTGCCCTTAAACAAGGGCGGTATGGCCGCTTACATTCTTCATTATTTCTCGTTTGTGATCGGCGCGATCTTTTCCGGTATCGGGATCGTGCGGCGCTTCAAACCTGATATTGTCTGGACAACCTCACCGCCACTATTCGTCGGGATGGCCGGGGTTTTTCTTTCCCGGCTCGCCGGAGCACCCCTTGTTCTGGACATACGGGACATCTGGCCGGATTCGGCCGTAGCCGTTGGCCAGATCGGCAAGGGCGGCACGGCCTTCCGCATGGGCCGCATTCTTGAAACATGGCTATATCGCCGCGCTGCGGCAATAACCTGCGTGGCAGAGCCCATGGCGCAGTATCTCATGGAGACCGCGCAGCGCCAGGACGTAACGGTGATCTACAACGGGCCGCGCCGGTCCGCGCTGCCTCAGCCCGGGACCTCCCTTGAAACACGGACAACAAAGACCTTGCTTTACGCGGGAAATCTCGGCCACGCCCAAGGTCTTGACGTCCTGATTTCCGCTTTTGACCAGGTTGCGCAGACCGAAGCTGGAGAAGGCTGGCATCTGGAGATCATCGGCTCTGGCGCGGTGGAGGCCGAGTTGAAAAGCCAGGCCGCCAGCGGCAAGAGCTCGAACCGCATACGTTTCACGGGCGCCCTGAACAAGGCCGCCGCCTTGAAAAAAATGGCGTCGGCAAACCTGCTGTTTCTCAACATCAGGTCAGACGAAGCCTTTGAGCTGACCATACCGTCAAAGGTTTTTGACTACATGCTGACGGGGGTTCCAGTCCTTGCGGGCATAGCCGGGGAAGGCGCACAAGTGCTGGGTCAGTCGGGTGGCAATGTCCTCTTCAAGCCCTCTGATCATGACGAGCTTTGCCGGCAGATGGAGCACGCATTTCGGGACGTGGAGCAGCTGGAAACGAACGCCAGAGAGAACAAAAAGATTGTGCTGGAAAATTATTCCCGCGAGGCCTCTACCGGCAAGCTGGAGCAGCTCTTTTACGCATTATCGGGGCAGACAAAGCCATGA
- a CDS encoding peptidylprolyl isomerase, translating into MKHFALGLAALALAACTPPEGQEGYGTPQSEVIAARIVTSLGVIELELYPDAAPASVANFIEHAQAGHYDGGSFYRAVRPDNDRPGIEPMHLIQGGYGFDGLPDAQGITHEPTEETGLSHVYGAISMARNEPGTATTEFFIMAEDYPGLDSGPGRRNPDEAGYAVFGRVVSGMDVVAAIAAQETGLDRAPEDFQYPQFIVEPVRIESVRVTEE; encoded by the coding sequence ATGAAACACTTCGCCCTCGGGCTAGCCGCACTCGCTCTTGCCGCCTGCACGCCGCCAGAGGGCCAGGAGGGCTATGGCACCCCGCAATCGGAGGTGATTGCCGCCCGGATCGTCACCTCGCTTGGTGTGATTGAGCTGGAGCTTTATCCCGATGCTGCGCCGGCATCAGTCGCCAATTTCATCGAACATGCGCAAGCCGGGCATTACGATGGCGGCTCTTTCTACCGGGCAGTGCGCCCCGACAATGACCGCCCCGGCATCGAGCCCATGCATCTCATTCAGGGCGGCTACGGATTTGACGGCTTGCCAGACGCGCAAGGCATTACCCATGAGCCGACAGAAGAGACCGGCCTGTCGCATGTTTATGGGGCCATATCGATGGCGCGCAATGAACCCGGCACCGCCACGACCGAGTTCTTCATCATGGCCGAAGACTATCCGGGGCTGGATTCCGGCCCCGGCCGGCGCAATCCCGATGAGGCGGGCTATGCGGTCTTTGGCCGGGTCGTTTCGGGCATGGACGTCGTTGCGGCCATCGCGGCGCAGGAAACCGGTCTTGATCGCGCGCCAGAGGACTTCCAGTACCCGCAATTCATCGTGGAGCCGGTGCGGATAGAGAGCGTGCGGGTTACGGAGGAGTAG
- a CDS encoding sugar transferase has product MMAAMDNRGTLLGRDADGLLALRQSVQMRTSGQPGPSPRDDAGRASPGRETGGMGKRLFDIVIAGAALTFMLPLLLATALLVRLTSKGPVLFWSARDNGNGGTFPMPKFRTMQAGSPLQPREQFTTAPPSLTPPGQFLRRTSVDELPQLIPVLTGKMSLIGPRPLLPSDPGVYERRRLANGKRSRPGLTGLAQISGRNDLSARKKARYDQFYTDHWSWRLDMWILWQTVKVVISRAGVL; this is encoded by the coding sequence ATGATGGCAGCAATGGACAATCGCGGCACTCTTCTGGGGAGGGATGCAGACGGCCTGCTGGCACTCCGGCAGAGCGTCCAGATGCGCACGTCCGGTCAGCCCGGCCCCTCACCGCGCGATGACGCTGGCCGCGCCTCGCCGGGGCGCGAAACCGGCGGAATGGGAAAGCGCCTTTTTGACATTGTAATTGCCGGAGCTGCCCTGACCTTCATGCTGCCACTGCTGCTGGCAACGGCTCTGCTTGTCAGGCTGACCAGCAAAGGGCCAGTTCTCTTCTGGTCGGCGCGTGATAACGGCAATGGCGGCACATTCCCCATGCCGAAATTCCGTACAATGCAGGCCGGGTCGCCGCTGCAACCGCGCGAGCAGTTCACCACTGCACCTCCCAGCCTGACCCCGCCGGGCCAGTTCCTCCGCCGCACCAGCGTGGACGAGTTGCCCCAGCTTATCCCGGTGCTCACAGGCAAGATGAGCCTGATCGGCCCGCGCCCCTTATTGCCCAGCGATCCGGGGGTTTACGAGCGCAGGCGGCTTGCCAACGGCAAGCGGTCGCGGCCAGGCCTGACCGGGCTGGCGCAGATCAGCGGGCGCAACGACCTGAGCGCGCGCAAGAAGGCACGCTATGACCAGTTCTATACCGATCACTGGTCCTGGCGCCTCGATATGTGGATCCTCTGGCAGACCGTAAAGGTCGTCATCTCGCGCGCGGGCGTGCTTTAG
- the lon gene encoding endopeptidase La — MSETKTLPLLPLRDIVVFPHMIVPLFVGRDKSVRALEEVMRGGKQILLATQKSAGDDDPKPDAIYESGVLASVLQLLKLPDGTVKVLVEGSQRITIKAFSDNQAYFEAEAELVDEDTGPQSEVEALMRAAADKFDEYAKLNKKVPPEALSVVSEISDAAKMADTISAHLAVKLTEKQGLLSNPNVVARLETVLGLMEGEISVLQVEKKIRSRVKRQMEKTQREYYLNEQMKAIQRELGEGDDGREELAELEERIAKTKLTKEARTKADAEFKKLRQMSPMSAESTVVRNYLDWLLSIPWNKRKRSKIDLTKAQTTLDNDHYGLEKVKERIVEHLAVQSRTKKIRGPILCLVGPPGVGKTSLGRSIAEATGRDFVRVSLGGVRDEAEIRGHRRTYIGSMPGRVIQSMKKAKHSNPLFLLDEIDKLGADYRGDPASALLEVLDPEQNATFNDHYLEVDYDLSDVMFITTANTLNMPQPLLDRMEIIRIAGYTEDEKLEIARRHLIPRQLKNHALKDGEWSVTDDALREVIRYYTRESGVRNLEREMARLARKSVVKLEKGETDKVVITPESLEGFLGVKKYRFGETEEADRVGLVTGLAWTEVGGDLLTIEAVTMPGRGQMKVTGNLRDVMKESISAANSFVQSRAPSVGIKPTIFRRTDIHVHVPEGATPKDGPSAGIAMVTAIVSALTGNPVRKDVAMTGEVTLRGRVLPIGGLKEKLLAALRGGVKTVLIPKENEKDLTEVPDNVKAGLTIIPVEAVDEVLSIALVNPVEPVEWTEADEAALAAMPSSGEAGEARAH, encoded by the coding sequence ATGAGCGAGACCAAGACACTTCCGCTGCTGCCCTTGCGCGACATTGTGGTGTTTCCCCACATGATCGTCCCGCTGTTTGTCGGCCGCGACAAATCCGTGCGCGCGCTGGAAGAAGTGATGCGCGGCGGCAAGCAGATATTGCTCGCCACGCAAAAGAGCGCAGGCGATGACGACCCCAAGCCGGATGCCATTTACGAATCCGGTGTGCTGGCGTCGGTACTGCAGCTTCTGAAGCTGCCCGACGGCACGGTGAAAGTGCTGGTGGAAGGTTCGCAGCGTATCACCATCAAGGCGTTCAGCGACAATCAGGCCTATTTTGAGGCTGAGGCCGAGCTGGTTGACGAAGACACCGGGCCGCAGTCCGAGGTTGAAGCGCTGATGCGCGCGGCCGCCGACAAGTTCGATGAATATGCCAAGCTGAACAAGAAGGTGCCGCCCGAAGCCCTCTCGGTCGTCAGCGAAATCTCTGACGCGGCCAAGATGGCTGACACCATTTCTGCGCACCTGGCGGTGAAGCTGACCGAGAAGCAGGGCCTGTTGTCCAACCCGAATGTCGTGGCCCGTCTGGAGACGGTTCTGGGCCTGATGGAGGGCGAGATTTCCGTCCTTCAGGTGGAGAAGAAAATCCGCTCCCGCGTCAAGCGGCAAATGGAAAAAACCCAGCGCGAATATTACCTTAACGAGCAGATGAAGGCGATCCAGCGCGAGCTGGGCGAGGGCGATGATGGCCGCGAGGAGCTGGCCGAGCTTGAAGAGCGCATCGCCAAGACCAAACTCACCAAGGAAGCGCGCACCAAGGCCGATGCCGAGTTCAAGAAGCTGCGCCAGATGAGCCCGATGTCGGCGGAATCGACCGTCGTGCGCAATTATCTCGACTGGCTCCTGTCCATTCCGTGGAACAAGCGCAAGCGCTCGAAAATCGACCTGACCAAGGCGCAGACCACGCTCGATAACGACCATTACGGCCTTGAGAAGGTCAAGGAGCGCATTGTCGAGCATCTGGCCGTGCAATCACGCACGAAGAAGATCCGCGGGCCCATATTGTGCCTTGTCGGCCCTCCGGGCGTCGGCAAGACTTCGCTTGGCCGCTCGATTGCGGAAGCCACGGGACGTGACTTCGTGCGCGTGTCGCTGGGCGGTGTGCGCGATGAGGCAGAGATCCGTGGTCACCGGCGCACCTATATCGGCTCGATGCCGGGCCGGGTCATCCAGTCGATGAAAAAGGCCAAGCATTCCAACCCGCTCTTCCTGCTGGACGAGATCGACAAGCTGGGCGCCGATTATCGCGGCGATCCGGCCTCGGCCCTGCTGGAGGTGCTCGACCCGGAACAGAACGCGACGTTCAACGACCACTATCTGGAAGTGGATTACGATCTCTCCGACGTGATGTTCATCACCACGGCGAACACGCTGAACATGCCTCAGCCGCTTCTCGACCGGATGGAGATCATCCGTATCGCGGGCTATACCGAGGATGAAAAGCTGGAGATTGCCCGGCGCCACCTCATTCCTCGCCAGCTGAAGAACCACGCGCTGAAAGATGGCGAGTGGTCGGTGACCGATGACGCGCTGCGCGAGGTGATCCGTTACTATACCCGCGAGTCCGGTGTGCGTAATCTGGAGCGCGAAATGGCGCGCCTCGCCCGCAAGAGCGTGGTGAAGCTGGAGAAGGGCGAGACCGACAAGGTGGTCATTACGCCGGAGAGCCTGGAAGGCTTCCTCGGCGTGAAGAAATACCGCTTTGGCGAAACCGAGGAGGCCGACCGCGTCGGCCTCGTCACCGGGCTTGCCTGGACGGAAGTTGGCGGTGACCTGCTGACCATCGAGGCTGTCACCATGCCCGGCCGCGGCCAGATGAAGGTCACCGGCAATTTGCGCGATGTGATGAAGGAATCCATCTCGGCGGCGAACTCCTTCGTGCAGTCGCGCGCGCCGTCAGTGGGTATCAAGCCGACCATTTTCCGGCGCACCGACATTCACGTTCACGTGCCGGAAGGCGCGACCCCGAAGGATGGCCCGTCTGCCGGTATCGCCATGGTCACGGCCATCGTCTCGGCACTGACCGGCAACCCGGTGCGCAAGGATGTCGCCATGACCGGCGAGGTCACGCTGCGTGGCCGCGTCCTGCCCATCGGTGGTCTGAAAGAGAAGCTGCTTGCGGCGCTGCGCGGCGGGGTCAAGACCGTTCTCATTCCCAAGGAGAACGAAAAGGACCTCACCGAGGTGCCGGATAATGTGAAGGCTGGCCTCACCATCATCCCGGTGGAAGCCGTCGATGAAGTGCTCTCCATCGCTTTGGTCAATCCGGTCGAGCCGGTGGAGTGGACCGAGGCCGACGAGGCAGCTCTGGCTGCCATGCCGTCATCTGGCGAGGCGGGCGAGGCAAGAGCGCATTAG
- a CDS encoding acyltransferase family protein: MSFSGHASEMAYRADIDGLRAVAVLSVILFHANASWMPGGFIGVDIFFVISGFLITGVIAKAHQTGSFSYAEFYRRRIKRLFPVLFTVIGATLLAGQFILNEPDNQRMALSALASIFFAANVFFTFGLDTDYFADSAALEPLLHLWSLGVEEQFYIVWPAILGIAGAVWLTRRVGIVAIIIAAMASFALAQTLLGEHPMFAYYMLPARAGELLLGALAYALTERGVADKLGRAGREILSWTGVLAIGWSLIALNAESLFPGFAALPATAGTAAIIVAGASRPTTLGRLLAWRPVVWIGLLSYSLYLWHWPILAYSRYMFGDLLLAHQLVAIALTFGLSAASYYFIETPVRHSRASFSRLFTVHFAAPALMIALVVGVVVMTGGYAWRYFDAGYRASVASYEGAAEPASRLAYVCQRPNLTPNDLLNPACTVNTDDEPLVLVWGDSHAGHYVPALGVLAERYGFAFRNAAHSACPPFANEARVFARQARLDECVNSARMMTEAARQYSAVIISASWDTYALRDTPLMLDELEATVRGLTGAGTYVIVLGQVSRIGNFDRNCLWKRLRLPFLDCGARWEAPRGVIDAINEQIAQSARRAGATYFDFNDVICREGQCSAFLDRQLVYYDDGHVSAHGSILLGEALRDDPLAEAVFAPLAQFAPRSSTIAWGELHPFDLAAVLGAAGSQARLLRDDSSGDYVSRRITTTPNRAGLFLAENEGLALRSEIASSHGQRAEILIRIEIGEAADLKQYNIYVDPMTGAVRARGEAFAVLRSNMADDGRISLEALIPPVQAAGSIEMRIFPAATRRAGGGNSREATGVVTVYSLDVARVPAALHAQ; encoded by the coding sequence GTGTCGTTCAGTGGACATGCGTCAGAGATGGCCTATCGGGCCGACATTGACGGGTTGCGCGCTGTTGCTGTGCTGTCAGTCATTCTGTTTCATGCCAATGCCAGCTGGATGCCCGGTGGCTTTATTGGCGTCGACATTTTCTTCGTCATATCCGGATTTCTGATCACCGGCGTTATCGCCAAGGCCCATCAAACCGGCAGTTTCAGCTATGCCGAGTTCTATCGCCGGCGCATAAAGCGGTTATTCCCTGTCCTTTTTACGGTGATAGGGGCAACGCTTCTCGCCGGTCAGTTCATCCTCAACGAGCCTGACAATCAGCGCATGGCGCTATCGGCGCTGGCGAGCATTTTCTTTGCCGCCAATGTGTTCTTCACCTTCGGGCTGGATACGGACTATTTTGCCGACAGTGCTGCTCTGGAACCGCTGCTTCACCTCTGGTCTCTCGGCGTGGAGGAGCAGTTCTATATCGTCTGGCCCGCCATTCTGGGGATTGCCGGCGCCGTCTGGCTGACTCGCCGTGTTGGCATTGTAGCAATCATCATCGCGGCGATGGCGTCGTTCGCGCTGGCCCAGACGCTCCTGGGTGAGCATCCAATGTTTGCCTACTACATGCTGCCTGCGCGGGCCGGTGAGCTATTGCTCGGCGCACTTGCGTATGCGCTGACCGAGCGAGGCGTAGCGGACAAGCTCGGTCGGGCAGGGCGCGAGATATTGTCATGGACCGGCGTTCTCGCCATCGGCTGGAGCCTGATAGCGCTCAATGCCGAAAGCCTGTTTCCGGGATTTGCCGCCCTGCCGGCAACTGCCGGTACAGCGGCCATCATCGTCGCTGGTGCCTCGCGGCCCACTACGCTGGGAAGGCTGCTGGCCTGGCGCCCGGTCGTCTGGATCGGGTTGCTCTCCTACTCGCTCTATCTGTGGCACTGGCCGATTCTGGCGTACTCCCGCTACATGTTCGGCGATTTGTTGCTGGCTCATCAGCTTGTTGCGATCGCGCTGACCTTCGGTCTTTCGGCCGCGTCCTACTATTTTATCGAGACGCCGGTCCGGCACAGCCGGGCCAGTTTTTCCCGGCTGTTTACCGTTCACTTTGCGGCGCCCGCCCTGATGATCGCACTGGTGGTGGGCGTGGTCGTAATGACGGGCGGGTATGCGTGGCGCTATTTTGATGCCGGGTATCGGGCAAGCGTTGCGAGTTATGAGGGGGCGGCGGAACCTGCCTCGCGGCTGGCTTATGTGTGTCAGCGGCCCAATCTTACGCCAAATGACCTTTTGAATCCGGCATGCACCGTCAACACCGATGACGAACCGCTCGTGCTCGTATGGGGTGACAGCCACGCCGGCCACTATGTGCCCGCTCTTGGTGTGCTTGCCGAGCGCTATGGCTTTGCGTTTCGCAATGCCGCTCACAGCGCGTGCCCGCCCTTTGCGAACGAAGCGAGGGTATTTGCGCGGCAAGCAAGGCTGGATGAATGTGTGAATTCTGCGCGCATGATGACTGAGGCTGCCCGCCAGTATAGCGCAGTCATTATCTCCGCCAGCTGGGACACCTACGCCCTGCGGGATACGCCGTTGATGCTGGACGAGCTGGAGGCCACGGTCCGTGGCCTGACCGGGGCCGGTACGTATGTGATAGTTCTCGGCCAGGTCTCACGCATTGGCAATTTCGACCGGAATTGCCTTTGGAAGAGGCTGCGCCTGCCGTTTCTCGATTGCGGGGCCCGCTGGGAGGCGCCGCGTGGGGTGATTGATGCGATCAATGAGCAAATCGCGCAATCAGCCCGCCGAGCGGGCGCAACCTATTTTGATTTTAACGATGTGATTTGCCGCGAGGGGCAGTGTTCGGCCTTTCTCGACAGGCAACTCGTTTATTACGATGATGGGCATGTGAGCGCTCATGGATCGATCCTTTTGGGCGAGGCCCTCCGCGATGATCCGCTGGCTGAGGCGGTCTTCGCGCCTTTGGCACAATTCGCCCCGCGCAGCTCCACTATTGCGTGGGGCGAGCTTCACCCCTTTGACCTTGCGGCGGTCCTCGGTGCGGCTGGTTCGCAAGCCCGGCTCCTCAGGGACGATTCAAGTGGCGACTATGTTTCTCGGCGTATTACCACAACGCCCAATCGTGCCGGACTTTTTCTGGCGGAGAATGAAGGGCTGGCATTGCGTAGCGAGATTGCCAGCTCGCACGGGCAACGCGCCGAGATACTCATCCGTATCGAGATTGGCGAGGCGGCAGACCTGAAGCAGTACAATATCTATGTTGACCCGATGACAGGAGCTGTCCGGGCTCGCGGCGAGGCATTCGCGGTGCTTCGGTCCAATATGGCCGATGACGGCAGAATATCCCTCGAGGCGCTGATCCCTCCCGTGCAAGCGGCCGGCAGCATTGAAATGAGAATTTTCCCCGCAGCCACACGGCGGGCAGGGGGTGGAAACTCGCGGGAGGCGACAGGCGTGGTGACAGTGTACAGCCTTGACGTCGCTCGTGTTCCAGCGGCGCTCCATGCACAGTAA